One Papaver somniferum cultivar HN1 chromosome 10, ASM357369v1, whole genome shotgun sequence genomic window carries:
- the LOC113315607 gene encoding uncharacterized protein LOC113315607, with the protein MNVIHEVLSNGDRYFIDSIPFASEIKAAVHELDHDSSPGPDGFGGWFYRKCWGIIDDMFLFCNGDKRNIKRLMKTLTEYQEASGQVISSVKSKCFVGGTTNTRKKTIAEECNMQLSTFPDKYLGVMLFPGKVKSSHVWGIVKQLQSYLAGWKGKMLAFQERLIFFCSIPVYNMSIYRCPRSVLKECEKIIRNFLWSGDPNVRKLITLKWDNVCSPLEEGGLGIKRLDIINRALLMNLAWNVQQGEDEWTLFLQAKFK; encoded by the exons ATGAATGTAATTCATGAGGTTCTTAGCAATGGAGATAGATATTTTATTGATTCAATACCTTTTGCCTCAGAAATAAAAGCTGCAGTTCACGAGCTGGATCATGATAgttctccaggtccagatggatttggTGGTTGGTTCTACAGGAAATGCTGGGGTATCATAG atgatatgTTCCTTTTTTGTAATGGTGATAAGAGGAATATCAAGAGATTAATGAAGACCCTTACTGAATATCAAGAAGCCTCTGGTCAGGTAATTAGTTCAGTTAAAAGTAAATGTTTTGTTGGAGGCACCACTAATACGAGGAAAAAAACTATTGCTGAGGAATGTAATATGCAGCTATCAACattcccagataaatatttgggagtAATGTTATTTCCAGGAAAAGTTAAATCAAGCCATGTCTGGGGGATTGTTAAGCAATTACAGTCTTATCTAGCTGGATGGAAAGGAAAAATGTTAGCATTCCAGGAAAGATTGATATTTTTTTGTAGCATTCCAGTTTATAACATGTCTATATACAGATGTCCAAGGAGTGTGCTTAAAGAATGTGAAAAAATCATTAGGAATTTCCTATGGTCTGGGGATCCAAATGTAAGGAAGCTTATTACTCTTAAATGGGACAATGTATGCTCACCTTTGGAAGAAGGAGGACTGGGAATCAAAAGGCTTGACATAATAAATAGAGCATTACTTATGAATCTGGCATGGAATGTTCAACAAGGTGAAGATGAATGGACTTTGTTCTTGCAAGCTAAATTCAAGTAG